A window of Cellulomonas sp. SLBN-39 genomic DNA:
TCCGGCAGCGACGAGCGGCGGGGCGGGCACCCGCCCATCATGGCCGGGCGAGCCGCCAGGGTCCTCCGGATTGCTGGGTGGAGCCAAGGGGACTCGAACCCCTAACCCCCTGCTTGCAAAGCAGGTGCGCTACCAATTGCGCCATGGCCCCTGGTCGCGGCGCTCGCGCCGCGGGGAGGTCACTCGAAGGTGTCGGTGACCTCGGCCCACAGGTCCCGCTCGTCGCGGTCCTGCACGTACTTCTGCCAGGCGACATATCCGACGACCGCTGCCGCCGTCAGGAGAAGGAGCTTCTTCATCGTTCTCCCGTCATCGGGGTGGTACGGCATCACCGTGCTGCGTGGGCCTAACAGGACTTGAACCTGTGACCTCTTCCTTATCAGGGAAGCGCTCTAACCGTCTGAGCTATAGGCCCGCCGTGCGCCCACCGGTGACGGTCCACCCCGAGGGGCGGCGTCCGGCGTGCGCGACGGTCGAGGGTACCGCAGGGGGCGCCGTGGTCCCAAACCGCCGGCGCCCACCGCGACTCACTCGTCCGTCATGGTGACGTGCACGCCGCCGACCAGCGACGCCACGATGTTGTAGAGG
This region includes:
- a CDS encoding DLW-39 family protein, translating into MKKLLLLTAAAVVGYVAWQKYVQDRDERDLWAEVTDTFE